The nucleotide sequence GAAATATGAAGAGGAATGGTATGAGACAAATCTCCAACGAACCAATGAACAGCCGAATAGAAAGATTGGAAGCTGAAGCTAAAAACGTAAGATTCCACATTGTAGATATGATTTACAAAGCACAATCAGGACATCCAGGAGGTGCTCTCTCCGCTACCGACATAGTTACTGCGCTCTATTTTGATTTTATGCGTTTAGACCCAAACAACCCATCATGGGAAGATCGGGATCGTTTCATACTTTCGAAGGGTCATGCATGTCCTGTACAGTATGCAGCCTTGTCCTTGAAAGGGTATTTCCCAATAGCAGAGCTCGATACATTGAGAAAATTTGACAGTATCCTCCAAGGCCATCCAGTAAAACAGAAAACACCAGGCATTGACATGACTACAGGTTCGCTGGGGCATGGACTCAGTATTGGAGTTGGAATGGCTCTGGAAGGAAAACTAACCCAAAAAGACTTCTTTACCTATGTATTAATTGGTGATGGGGAACTCAATGAAGGACAAAACTGGGAAGCGGCTGCCGCAGCGGCAAAGTTCTCCTTGCACAACCTTATTGCAATTATTGACAGGAACCGACTGCAGATGGACGGCTTTACTGATGAGATTATGCCAATGGGATCAATCAGCAACAAGTTTAGGTCATTTGGTTGGGATGTTTTGGAAATGGATGGCCACAACATGCTGGATATTGTCCTAACACTTGAGAAAGCAAGACTGATGCAAGGAAACAAACCCATATGTATCGTGGCGCAGACTATAAAGGGAAAAGGCGTCAGTTTTATGGAAAATATCCGCGAGTGGCATGGAAAGGCTCCCAATGAACAGGAGTACAAACAAGCAATTCTTGAAATCAAAGGAACCGAGGCATAATCATGAAAAAAGCAACAAAGCCGACAAGAAAGGCATTTAGTGAACGGATGGTGGAATATGGAAAAGACCATACAGACTTTGTCGTCCTAGAAGCAGATATCGGATACTCCACCTATACATACCTCTTCGGACAAGCATTTCCCAACAGGTATTTCAATATGGGGATCGCTGAAGCAAACATGGTCAGTGCAGCTGCAGGATTGGCAGCTGATGGAAGGCCGGTAATCGTAAGCTCATATGGTGTATTCCTTTCAATGAGAGCTGTTGAGTCTATGCGTACCTACATATGTTATCCAGATTTGAATGTGAAGTTTCTCTCCTCACATGGTGGAGTAACAGCAGCCATTGATGGGGCAACACACCAGGCAACTGAAGATATGGCGATTGTCTCCTCATTTCCCAATATGAAAGTTCTCTGCCCGGCAGATTCTGCCTCTGCAGCAAAAATCCTCGATCTTTCCTTGGAGACTCCTGGTCCTGTCTTTGTACGTCTCATGCGAGATCCCCTGTATGAAATCTATGATGATTCCTACACCTTCAAAATTGGGGGTAGCCATGTGGTAAGAAAAGGAAGCGATGTAACGCTCGTAACGTATGGTGACATGGTTTTTCAGTCTTTGGAAGCAGCCTCCATCCTGGAAGAGAAAGGAATCTCTGTCGAGGTAATTGATATGTACAGCATCAAGCCAATTGACAAAGAGACCCTTCTTGCCTCAGTGAAAAAGACCGGAGCGGTCGTTGTTGCTGAAAATCATCAGAAGAAAAACGGTTTGGGATATGCCGTCCCTCATTACCTTGCAAAAATCGATTGTACAGTCCCCTTCTCCCATATAGGACTGGACGACACTTTTGCAGAAAGCGGGGACTATTTACAGGTATTGGAGGCATATGGCCTTTCAGCACGTTGCATCACTGAAGCTATCGAGAGCACTCTCGCAAGGAAACAAGGAGTATAATATGAACAAGGTAGTTAAGAGCGCAGTAATCACTGGGTTTCTGGGAAAGACAACCGATCGATTCCGATCATACAACACCCCGAAAACATTAGAAGAGAAGTTTGCATTGCTTTCCACAATCGATAATATCGATGGTGTTGAGGTAGTTTATCCTTATGAGGTTCCCTCAAGTGATGAGCTAAAGAGGCTACTAGCCAAATACTCTCTGAAGATAGCTGCGATCAATGTCAATGTAAAGAATGAGCCTGAGTTCATTCTGGGAGGCCTCACTTCCGAAGATCCAGAGATCAGGAAAAAAGCTGTATCAATGATCTGTGATGCCAAAGATTACGCAGAGCAGGTTGGAGCCAACAAAGTTCAGTGTTGCCCTCTTGGTGATGGCTATGAATTTAGTTTCCAGCAGGATTATCGCAAAGCATGGAAGTATTTAGTGGAAGGATTCACAGAAGCAGGAGCTTATAAACCTGAGATGCCACTCTTTATCGAATACAAGCCTAATGAAGTGAGAGGCAAATGCTATATCGATTCTGCGTCTAAAGCCCTCTATCTTTTAGAGCAAATTGGAAATGAGAACATCGGCATTACGCTTGACTTTGGTCATTCCATGTATGGAAAAGAGAATCCAGCAGAGGCTCTGAGCCTTATTGCTTCCAGCAGGTTCCCCTACTACGTGCATATCAATGACAATGATGGCGCATGGGATTGGGACTACATGGTGGCATCAAAACATTTCCTGGAATATATCGAATTCATCTATTATCTGCAGGAATTCGGATACTCCGATTACCTTACTTCCGACACGTCTCCCACCAGAATGGATCCGAAAGAGACCTTTGCTGCTAATGCAAGGTGGACCAACAAAATCTGGAATCTTGTTGCCGATTGTGATCGGGATTTGCTTGCACAGCTTATGAATGAAGGAAACTACATGAAAACGTGGAAATTCATTGAAGAACAATTCCTATTGAGAAATTGTTGATTCCCTATGAAAAACAAGCGTTTCATGAGAAATTAAAAGGAGAGGAACAAAATGAAAAAAATGATTGTTTCGGTACTTATTGTTTCAATGGTGATGATTCTCCCATTGTTTGCACAAGGACAAGGTGAGGTAGCCTATCCTGAGCGTGACATCACAACTGTGGTTGTCTGGGGCGCAGGTGGTGGTACAGATGTCTGTAACCGAGTGGTTATGGCAGAAATGTCGAAAGAATTGGGTGTGAACGTCAATGTAGTGAACAAAACTGGTGGTGTTTCGGGATCGATTGGCATGCTCGATGCATTTTCCAAGAAAGCAGATGGATATACCCTTTGTGGTCTTTCAGAGTCAAATGTTACAGCAGGTGTAATGGGTGGCTGGGAAAACAGAATGGACGTTTGGGATATCTTCATTATTGGAGGCTCCCCAGATGTAATCTCTGTCACTCCTGATACTCCTTACCAGACGATTGAAGACCTTGTAGCAGC is from uncultured Sphaerochaeta sp. and encodes:
- a CDS encoding transketolase C-terminal domain-containing protein codes for the protein MKKATKPTRKAFSERMVEYGKDHTDFVVLEADIGYSTYTYLFGQAFPNRYFNMGIAEANMVSAAAGLAADGRPVIVSSYGVFLSMRAVESMRTYICYPDLNVKFLSSHGGVTAAIDGATHQATEDMAIVSSFPNMKVLCPADSASAAKILDLSLETPGPVFVRLMRDPLYEIYDDSYTFKIGGSHVVRKGSDVTLVTYGDMVFQSLEAASILEEKGISVEVIDMYSIKPIDKETLLASVKKTGAVVVAENHQKKNGLGYAVPHYLAKIDCTVPFSHIGLDDTFAESGDYLQVLEAYGLSARCITEAIESTLARKQGV
- a CDS encoding transketolase yields the protein MRQISNEPMNSRIERLEAEAKNVRFHIVDMIYKAQSGHPGGALSATDIVTALYFDFMRLDPNNPSWEDRDRFILSKGHACPVQYAALSLKGYFPIAELDTLRKFDSILQGHPVKQKTPGIDMTTGSLGHGLSIGVGMALEGKLTQKDFFTYVLIGDGELNEGQNWEAAAAAAKFSLHNLIAIIDRNRLQMDGFTDEIMPMGSISNKFRSFGWDVLEMDGHNMLDIVLTLEKARLMQGNKPICIVAQTIKGKGVSFMENIREWHGKAPNEQEYKQAILEIKGTEA
- a CDS encoding sugar phosphate isomerase/epimerase family protein, with translation MNKVVKSAVITGFLGKTTDRFRSYNTPKTLEEKFALLSTIDNIDGVEVVYPYEVPSSDELKRLLAKYSLKIAAINVNVKNEPEFILGGLTSEDPEIRKKAVSMICDAKDYAEQVGANKVQCCPLGDGYEFSFQQDYRKAWKYLVEGFTEAGAYKPEMPLFIEYKPNEVRGKCYIDSASKALYLLEQIGNENIGITLDFGHSMYGKENPAEALSLIASSRFPYYVHINDNDGAWDWDYMVASKHFLEYIEFIYYLQEFGYSDYLTSDTSPTRMDPKETFAANARWTNKIWNLVADCDRDLLAQLMNEGNYMKTWKFIEEQFLLRNC